From the genome of Nicotiana sylvestris chromosome 2, ASM39365v2, whole genome shotgun sequence, one region includes:
- the LOC104214525 gene encoding uncharacterized protein has product MAPYKGDNVRYHLAQFCRGATSQLREPRGQIEKFNYLHSSCRNIIEHTFGVWKARWSILRDMPFYHIDTQRDIVLATMTIHKYIRRKCNMDDAFRATENERYVPSVDPDVGTSLRANSHINAKNVEEQSNLV; this is encoded by the coding sequence ATGGCTCCATACAAAGGAGATAATGTGAGATATCACCTAGCACAATTCTGTCGCGGTGCAACAAGTCAATTGCGAGAACCAAGAGGGCAAATTGAAAAATTTAACTATTTGCATTCTTCTTGTAGAAATATTATAGAGCACACGTTTGGGGTTTGGAAAGCAAGATGGTCTATTTTGCGAGACATGCCTTTCTATCACATTGACACTCAAAGAGACATCGTACTTGCTACTATGACCATTCATAAGTATATTAGAAGGAAATGCAATATGGATGATGCATTCCGAGCAACTGAGAATGAGAGATATGTTCCATCGGTTGATCCTGACGTTGGTACATCTTTGAGAGCTAATAGCCATATAAATGCGAAAAATGTGGAAGAGCAAAGTAATCTTGTTTGA